From the Dryobates pubescens isolate bDryPub1 chromosome 29, bDryPub1.pri, whole genome shotgun sequence genome, one window contains:
- the SEC16A gene encoding protein transport protein Sec16A isoform X2 has protein sequence MQQPPQAVPAGAAAPPPAGVARNMYWRNSSLGKRANAAAAAPVQPVTDPFAFGRQTPQGPPLDNPSKGNALLMQSPPPAMFPQSSPSCAADNPHGLHPYLSAPLSQPGTNSSTFSNVPVPSPSPGYVINSTAEVHPNADPGLLGHYNTGAAAENSFSVHPGMVPASNKPGGRQDINRDPNDVPPGPNAAALFPPPPQQPVSQWRPVQGNLQSPVRNFVPYPEPSSQIDVHNISQSSVSASHPPPQMNLQQGPVHQGIPQNTMQAPLPGCEKNGKSGSVNSSHHMNSVQPGSVFRQSTGMPTTWPSQPYQEQFYPQPPLQDPSFVIPAPQENKPQTQPPDVSETSNRPYPTDSGTLSMFFKGDEAENEEILSSDKDYMVEKAELDASQPNSASLYGQTAHPQRVATNVLSQGQLGAGSGSEMGQKGMDVQYFPKLVSQQEMQASKHSLFSSDDKARASDLSGNGGSQYENVENLECIQNQEVLPSEPQNISASSPAAGPDLYRYGSFPGQMLPKNAVVSHAEGGPNLEAPDPLPHPVRPDSVSSNYSNLSHRSASSSARPQEQVGTFIQQESGKPDEESSASFFKQIDSSPLGGDSSELNLSKNYHANLSQPPTPSPPKPTGVFQTSANSSFEPVRSHGVGIKPAEIDQAKMVVELRENHSNQKNIKKNTAVLAASPGNLEQPPDNLETIFMPQVHPLPLAATGEAGNVLHSGPVVENIQSVSERRSSTRAQGAVKKCDSPATTLWAHNELPNFGGNVLLAPAAPAVYVPAKQTVEVIQPPEEGLSNQQPSKPGTIAVHLSQVGNISSENLENPPKMGEEEALQSQASSGYASLLSSPPTESLQNQPILIAQPNQSYNLAQPINFSLSLSNQLSSNENNQPVKDSGVGDKPATGPQASHAGGIVSGENMPLPVMQVGSLLVNALPNTNLLKNNLLQSPVNSSDPASNQPANLLMKTPLSLAAEGQKNVHVEGFVPEFAGKPGSNSSVSSGTNLPSGSALVPPGNSVVQAANSAHHPNSNEEAAGALDFTLSRTLEKNSASNSVQVHNQSLAGGPVYPQQPAGSAGQVGPEMHDQQHFYQQVTKDVQHQAVSDRAVPGALPSQPQMQAAQIQQPTSGQSSVPSKNQTKALPASQQHENQVLSNHPQAASPQEASSAQPAARYDETSPDKQPAPGQPAGAPASTAPSTTTGQAAMPSVQQDLRRPSLPQTPQEAFGPPQNPYGYYRDPYDAYQPPYPPPYPADPRAAALYYMDSYGQYDPRYRHYDSTNAAYMEPGSYRYPEPERPSSRASHCSDRPSSRQGYPDEYYGKSGWSDYYPGYYPNSYDYGDPRHWERYSAYDPRYRDPRYQSYWYDAEHNPYQKREAYPYGNRHDRYEDNWRYDPRFAGSFDDESEPHRDPYGDEFDRRSVHSEHSGHSLRSSRSIHSRQSSFSSRSQQSQLYRSNHDLTANTYETTAQAVSLHGDYPYGGYAPNFDGQQPYADYGYPTETGWSAVEQAPLRPSTPEKYSVPHICARFGPGGFLIKVLPNLPSEGQPALVEIHSMETMLQHSPEQEEMRAFPGPLAKDDTHKVDVINFAQNKATQCFKNENLIDKESASLLWDFIVLLCRQNGTVVGTDLAELLLRDHKTVWLPGKSPNEANLIDFTNEALEQVEEESGEAQLSFLTDSLITTIDSLEKETERFRELLLYGRKKDALESAMKHGLWGHALLLASKMDSRTHARVMTRFANSLPINDPLQTVYQLMSGRMPAASTCCGDEKWGDWRPHLAMVLSNLTNNVDLESRTIATMGDTLASKGLLDAAHFCYLMAQVGFGVYTRKTTKLVLIGSNHSLPFFKFATNEAIQRTEAYEYAQSLGTQPGCLPNFQVFKFIYACRLAEMGLAAQAFHYCEVISRTVLKDPHYYSPVLIGQLIQMSSQLRLFDPQIKEKPEQESLIEPSWLVRLRHVDGQIKEGTIAYNTDRSTPTPYACSTPSSELDHGSQCDGAGAGRDMAPGAENALLASILPSMAQQMQGVQLMPSVSQAVLDGSAAMIPPGDQEAVRSVPFYPVAPQPIGPGPGFTPPGFSNTYGAEPPPLYLGSALPPGGPPQETEPRSEDQPNMETGMQRMALESPSQGSFPEQREEDFYGRMASMGYGQRSRTTSESSAHSVGRERSNSAAKQPSPPPSVPAGKENKKEAKKEAAPRKTGANWLRWLMGKKNEAHLPDDKNKSIVWDEQKQRWVNLDEPEEESKPPPPPPTGFPKVPQTAPPGPGGGPGGGPGGPPGAPVNIFSRRAAGSRARYVDVLNPGGTKSSGALPAPTDLFAPLAPMPVPANVFVPNSVPGESQPLEGSGAAEHTPAANQPNTDPAAAVEPEYLNPAILPPGSGLPVANPDGSQSGELSRSSSMSSLSREVSQHFNQPAAVPPSGGPAAGAVPFYNPSQFAQSPAVTGSSRLGRIGQRKYPTLK, from the exons atgcagcagcctccacaggCTGTTCCCGcgggagcagcagccccaccTCCTGCCGGCGTTGCTCGGAACATGTACTGGAGGAACAGCTCGCTGGGCAAGCGAGCAAAcgcagcagcggcagccccgGTGCAGCCTGTCACAGACCCTTTTGCCTTCGGCAGACAAACCCCCCAGGGTCCCCCTTTAGATAATCCATCCAAGGGCAATGCACTGCTGATGCAaagccctcccccagccatgTTTCCACAGAGTTCACCATCCTGTGCAGCAGACAATCCTCATGGACTGCATCCGTATCTATCAGCTCCTCTATCTCAGCCAGGAACGAACAGCAGTACCTTTTCTAACGTTCCGGTTCCCTCGCCGTCCCCTGGGTATGTTATCAATAGTACTGCAGAAGTGCATCCAAATGCAGATCCTGGACTACTTGGGCATTATAatacaggagcagcagctgaaaattCTTTCAGTGTGCATCCTGGAATGGTGCCTGCATCAAACAAACCTGGAGGTAGGCAAGACATTAATAGAGATCCAAATGACGTTCCTCCAGGACCCAATGCAGCAGCACTCTTCCCTCcacctcctcagcagcctgtgtCTCAGTGGAGGCCTGTTCAAGGCAACCTGCAGTCTCCAGTCCGGAATTTTGTGCCCTATCCTGAGCCTTCTTCTCAGATTGATGTTCATAACATTTCTCAGTCTTCTGTTAGTGCTTCTCATCCTCCTCCACAGATGAATTTGCAGCAAGGCCCTGTACACCAAGGTATTCCACAGAACACCATGCAAGCGCCTTTACCTGGTTGTGAAAAGAACGGGAAAAGTGGCTCTGTGAACAGCAGTCACCACATGAACAGTGTCCAGCCTGGCAGTGTGTTTAGGCAGAGCACAGGAATGCCCACCACGTGGCCAAGTCAACCATACCAGGAGCAGTTCTACCCACAGCCACCTCTCCAAGACCCCAGTTTTGTCATTCCTGCACCTCAGGAGAACAAGCCCCAAACCCAGCCTCCAGATGTGTCTGAAACATCAAACAGACCTTATCCCACAGATTCAGGAACTCTCTCCATGTTTTTCAAAGGGGATGAGGCGGAAAATGAAGAAATCCTTTCATCTGACAAAGATTACATGGTGGAGAAAGCCGAGCTTGATGCTTCTCAGCCCAATTCAGCATCCTTGTACGGTCAGACAGCGCATCCCCAGCGGGTAGCGACCAACGTGCTCTCTCAAGGGCAGCTGGGTGCAGGTTCAGGCAGTGAGATGGGACAAAAAGGAATGGATGTCCAGTACTTCCCCAAACTTGTAAGCCAGCAGGAGATGCAGGCTTCTAAGCACTCTCTGTTTAGTAGTGATGACAAGGCACGTGCAAGTGACCTGTCTGGGAACGGAGGGTCGCAGTATGAAAACGTGGAGAACCTGGAGTGCATTCAGAATCAGGAGGTGTTGCCAAGTGAACCACAGAACATCAGTGCTtcatcccctgctgcaggccctgATCTGTATCGATACGGATCCTTTCCAGGTCAGATGCTTCCAAAGAATGCTGTTGTGAGCcatgctgaaggaggaccaaaTCTGGAGGCACCTGATCCATTACCTCATCCTGTCCGACCAGACAGTGTATCTTCAAACTATAGCAACCTTAGCCATAGGAGTGCTTCTAGCTCAGCAAGACCTCAAGAGCAGGTTGGTACCTTTATTCAGCAAGAAAGTGGGAAGCCTGATGAGGAATCTTCTGCCAGCTTCTTCAAACAGATTGACTCCTCTCCTTTGGGAGGTGACTCAAGTGAGCTAAACCTGAGCAAGAACTACCATGCTAATCTCTCCCAGCCTCCCACTCCAAGTCCTCCTAAGCCTACAGGAGTGTTCCAGACAAGTGCAAATAGTTCTTTTGAACCTGTGAGGTCCCATGGAGTTGGTATAAAACCTGCAGAGATTGACCAAGCAAAGATGGTGGTTGAATTAAGAGAGAACCACTCAAACCAAAAGAATATCAAGAAGAatacagctgtgctggctgcctccCCAGGTAATCTTGAACAGCCACCAGATAATCTGGAAACTATTTTCATGCCTCAGGTACACCCACTGCCTCTTGCAGCCACTGGGGAAGCTGGAAATGTGTTGCACTCTGGACCTGTTGTGGAAAACATACAATCAGTATCTGAGAGAAGGTCCTCAACAAGAGCTCAGGGAGCAGTTAAGAAGTGTGACAGCCCAGCAACAACTTTGTGGGCTCATAATGAGTTACCTAATTTTGGGGGAAATGTTCTTctagctcctgctgctcctgcagtgtaTGTACCTGCCAAACAGACTGTAGAAGTCATTCAGCCACCAGAGGAAGGCCTGTCTAATCAGCAGCCAAGTAAACCAGGGACTATTGCTGTGCACCTTTCCCAGGTTGGAAATATATCTTCTGAAAATCTTGAGAATCCTCCCAaaatgggagaagaggaggccctcCAGTCTCAGGCAAGTTCTGGTTATGCAAGTTTGTTGTCTTCTCCACCTACAGAGTCTTTGCAAAATCAGCCTATCCTGATTGCTCAGCCTAATCAAAGCTATAACTTGGCTCAGCCAAttaatttttccctttctctatCTAATCAGCTAAGCAGCAATGAAAACAATCAGCCCGTGAAGGACTCTGGGGTTGGGGACAAGCCTGCAACGGGTCCCCAGGCTTCACACGCCGGTGGGATTGTTTCTGGGGAGAACATGCCATTACCTGTGATGCAAGTTGGATCTCTGTTAGTCAATGCACTTCCAAACACTAAtctgttaaaaaataatttgttaCAAAGCCCTGTTAATTCCTCTGATCCTGCCTCTAATCAGCCTGCAAACCTGCTTATGAAAACTCCGCTTAGTTTGGCTGCAGAAGGGCAAAAGAATGTTCATGTGGAAGGTTTTGTTCCTGAATTTGCTGGCAAGCCAGGGTCTAACTCATCTGTTTCTTCTGGGACCAATCTCCCCAGTGGAAGTGCACTGGTCCCCCCTGGTAACTCTGTAGTGCAGGCTGCTAATTCTGCACACCATCCAAATAGCAAcgaggaagctgctggagcgCTTGATTTCACACTCTCACGGACGTTGGAGAAAAACAGTGCAAGTAATTCTGTCCAGGTGCATAACCAGTCACTTGCTGGAGGTCCAGTGTATCCTCAACAGCCTGCTGGTAGTGCTGGTCAGGTGGGTCCCGAGATGCATGACCAACAACATTTCTATCAACAGGTGACAAAAGATGTACAGCACCAGGCTGTGTCAGACAGAGCTGTACCGGGAGCGTTGCCATCCCAACCACAAATGCAAGCAGCTCAAATTCAGCAGCCAACATCTGGGCAGTCCTCAGTTCCttcaaaaaaccaaactaaagccctgccagcatcccagcagcatgaGAACCAGGTGCTGAGTAACCATCCTCAAGCTGCTAGTCCCCAGGAggccagctcagcacagcccgcAGCAAGGTACGATGAGACGAGTCCTGATAAGCAGCCGgcacctgggcagccagcaggtgCTCCAGCTTCCACAGCCCCTTCTACCACCACTGGTCAGGCAGCCATGCCAAGTGTGCAGCAAGACCTGCGGCGTCCATCCCTGCCTCAGACTCCTCAGGAAGCCTTTGGGCCGCCCCAGAACCCTTATGGCTACTACAGAGATCCGTATGATGCTTACCAGCCTCCGTACCCACCGCCTTACCCTGCagaccccagagcagcagctctttatTACATg GATAGCTATGGACAGTATGACCCACGGTACAGACACTATGACAGCACCAACGCTGCCTACATGGAGCCTGGGAGCTATCGGTATCCTGAGCCTGAGCGGCCTAGCTCCAGAGCCAGCCACTGCTCTGACAGGCCCTCTTCTAG GCAAGGATATCCTGATGAATATTATGGAAAAAGTGGATGGAGTGATTATTATCCAGGCTATTACCCAAACTCATATGATTATGGAG ACCCAAGGCACTGGGAGCGTTACTCAGCATATGACCCCAGGTACAGAGATCCTAGGTATCAGAGCTACTGGTATGATGCTGAACACAACCCTTACCAGAAGAGAGAAGCATATCCATATGGCAACAG GCATGACCGATATGAAGATAACTGGAGATACGATCCTCGTTTTGCTGGGAGCTTTGATGATGAGTCTGAGCCCCACAGGGATCCTTATGGAGATGAGTTTGACAGGCGCAGTGTCCACAGCGAGCATTCCGGTCACAGCCTCCGTAGCTCCCGCAGCATTCACAGTCgccagagcagcttcagctctCGCTCTCAGCAG AGCCAGCTGTACAGAAGCAATCATGATCTAACAGCTAATACCTATGAAACTACTGCACAGGCAGTGTCGCTCCACGGGGATTATCCATATGGAGGATATGCTCCTAACTTTGATGGACAGCAGCCTTATGCAGATTATGGCTACCCGACTGAAACTGGATGGTCAGCTGTAGAGCAAG CACCTCTAAGGCCCTCAACGCCTGAGAAATATTCAGTGCCTCATATCTGTGCCAGGTTTGGTCCTGGGGGCTTCTTAATTAAAGTGCTACCAAACCTGCCTTCAGAAGGACAGCCAGCTCTGGTTGAAATACACAGTATGGAG ACTATGTTACAACACTCTCCAGAGCAAGAAGAGATGAGAGCATTTCCTGGTCCTCTTGCCAA ggaTGACACCCATAAAGTGGATGTTATTAATTTTGCACAAAACAAAGCTACACAGTGCTTTAAGAATGAAAATCTGATTGACAAAGAATCTGCAAGTCTGCTTTGGGACTTTATTGTCTTGCTGTGCAGGCAGAATGGG ACTGTTGTGGGAACAGACCTGGCTGAACTTTTGCTCCGAGATCATAAAACAGTGTGGCTTCCTGGGAAGTCTCCTAACGAGGCAAATTTGATTGATTTCACTAATGAGGCTTTGGAACAAGTTGAAGAGGAATCTGGTGAAGCCCAGCTCTCCTTTCTCACTGACAGTCTTATAACCACAATtgacagcctggagaaagagacagagagattcagggagctgctgctttatgGACGCAAGAAG GATGCCTTGGAGTCTGCCATGAAGCATGGTTTGTGGGGTCACgctctgctgcttgccagcaAAATGGACAGCAGAACACATGCAAGAGTTATGACCAG ATTTGCCAACAGTCTCCCAATTAATGACCCTCTGCAGACTGTTTACCAGCTCATGTCTGGAAGGATGCCAGCTGCATCCACG TGCTGTGGAGATGAGAAATGGGGAGACTGGAGGCCTCATCTAGCAATGGTGTTATCCAACTTGACCAATAATGTGGACTTGGAATCCAGGACCATTGCTACCATGGGAGACACTCTTG CTTCTAAAGGCCTGCTGGATGCTGCTCATTTCTGTTACCTTATGGCCCAAGTTGGTTTTGGAGTGTACACAAGGAAGACAACAAAGCTTGTCCTAATTGGATCAAATCACAG CTTGCCATTTTTCAAGTTTGCCACCAATGAAGCCATCCAGAGAACAGAAGCCTATGAATATGCCCAGTCACTGGGaactcagcctggctgcttgcccAATTTCCAG GTTTTCAAGTTCATCTATGCTTGCCGGCTGGCTGAAATGGGACTTGCTGCTCAGGCTTTCCATTACTGTGAGGTGATTTCCAGAACTGTCCTGAAAGACCCACATTACTATTCACCTGTGCTTATAGGCCAGCTAATCCAG ATGTCATCCCAGCTGCGCCTCTTTGACCCGCAGATAAAAGAGAAACCAGAGCAGGAATCTCTGATTGAGCCTTCGTGGTTAGTGAGGCTTCGCCATGTGGATGGACAGATCAAG GAGGGTACAATAGCTTATAACACAGACAGATCCACCCCAACACCATATGCATGTAGTACACCAAGCTCTGAACTGGACCATGGCAGCCAATGTGACGGAGCGGGAGCTGGTCGTGACATGGCTCCAGGTGCTGAAAATGCATTGCTAGCATCCATATTGCCCAGCATGGCTCAACAGATGCAAGGTGTGCAGCTGATGCCTTCAG tatcTCAGGCTGTCCTTGATGGATCAGCTGCTATGATTCCTCCTGGTGACCAGGAAGCTGTCCGAAGTGTCCCTTTCTACCCTGTGGCTCCTCAACCTATCGGTCCAGGACCTGGCTTTACACCTCCAGGATTTTCAAATACCTATGGTGCTGAACCACCACCACTGTATTTAGGATCAGCACTGCCACCAGGAGGGCCACCACAAGAAACTGAGCCACGGTCAGAAGATCAGCCAAACATGGAAACAG GAATGCAGAGGATGGccctggagtctccatcacaaGGCTCTTTCCCTGAGCAGCGAGAGGAGGATTTCTATGGCAGGATGGCTAGCATG GGCTATGGGCAAAGGTCCAGGACAACTTCAGAGTCCTCTGCTCATTCTGTGGGACGGGAGAGATCCAactctgcagcaaagcagccctctcctcctccctctgttcctgcagggaaagagaataaaaaagaaGCTAAAAAGGAAGCAGCACCTAGGAAG ACTGGTGCAAACTGGCTTCGCTGGTTGATGGGGAAGAAGAATGAAGCTCACCTTCCAGATGACAAGAACAAATCA ATTGTTTGGGATGAACAGAAGCAACGCTGGGTTAACCTGGATGAACCAGAAGAAGAG AGTaagcctccaccaccacctccaacaGGATTTCCCAAAGTTCCTCAGACTGCTCCACCTGGACCTGGAGGTGGACCTGGAGGTGGACCAGGAGGCCCACCTGGTGCCCCTGTCAACATCTTCTCTAGAAGAGCAG ctggaagcagagccCGTTACGTGGATGTCCTGAATCCAGGTGGAACCAAGTCAAGTGGTGCTCTCCCTGCACCGACAGACCTGTTTGCCCCCTTGGCACCAATGCCAGTTCCTGCAAATGTGTTTGTTCCAAACTCAG TTCCAGGGGAATCCCAGCCACTGGAAGGCAGTGGTGCAGCAGAGCACACACCAGCTGCAAATCAACCCAACacagaccctgctgcagctgttgaaCCAGAG tattTAAACCCTGCAATCCTTCCTCCTGGATCTGGCCTTCCCGTGGCTAACCCCGATGGCTCCCAGTCAGGCGAG CTTTCGCGCTCTAGTTCAATGAGTTCATTATCACGTGAAGTCAGCCAGCATTTTAATCAG